The genomic segment GTGAATGAacgccattttaaaatatgtctcccCTGCACCGCTTCAGACCCTTTATCTTacggcttgctttcttcttcctgttctcaaGCTTCTGACGTTTTTTGGGAGGCAATCCGCTGTTTAACCGTTTAGGTGGACCTAGGCGTAGATGACCCGCTTTTCGtttaactccaccccttcttttcatgtacgtgagtcctgagccttcttggggtctcacttttttcataacatgACTCGCGACGTCTCCGGCGATATTATGTACGGCCGTCTTAATGTGGGGCTTAATAaactcaaagcctctcctcaagaggggGACGGCCTTTCGGAACAATCCACGAAAAATGCCCCCCAGTCCTGCTCCGTACATGTTTACAGATCCGTGAAAACCGGGGAGGCCACGCCCTGCCTGGGCCTTATAGTACGCtctataaacattaacatccccGTAGTCTTTCAACACCACCATTTTAGCGTCTTTCTGATCTCTTCCTAAACACAGCCTTTTCTGGGACGTATATGCAACCGCACAACAACTTTCCCCAGAGTGAATGGCACGGGTTGGTTCTGAtccgtctttatttcaatggttataGTGTTGATGTGGTTCTTGCTCATCAACACGTAATGCGGTTTGTCGTaggtaattgtaacacattcgtaGGTTTCTCCCTTGACGGGGATGCAGCGTAACAGAGGCACAGCATGGTCTCCCACGATTTGGTGCTCGATGATATCTGTATAGACGTACAAGGAACTGAATCCCCCAGTAAGGTCTGCAGCATGCGGTATTTTTCTGACGGGCACATCCGGGGGGGGCCCCAAAATGTGGGCTAACTCAGCACCCGCTGAAAATAAGTAattttcagggcctgtgaatctCACTTTTCCCATGACGGGGTCGTAGGCCAACCATGTTTCTTGTAGatctatagcttgttttatagtgtcattcatgttgttcagaagatcaggaatgtccttgtaataGCCCCTGTGTAACTGAAAGATCCATTTATTTGTACCCTCAGAAATTGAAAATGGGGTATTTTTCAGGAGTGTGTACCAGCTCCgaggatactgtatctctgctagACCAACTTCCCAAACACCAATCAAATCTAAGGGCTTGGGCAACATTGTCGtaaagctggcatttgtattttgaggaaaaaccttCTTACAGGCGTTGCTGGGTagtgtgatgtaaaaaccataatctcccattttgcttctctgtccctATACGACCTCAGAAACCTCTGAGGCTGACACCCAGCTGTTAAACTTACTAGGCCAACCTAACCACTTGACTAGGTGGAGCTTTCTTCGACCTCGGCCTTTTGTgcccaaaatcttttcaattctgtacaaCCGGTCTTCCCTGTCATTGATCTTCAGcagttcttcaggatagaaagtccCGATTATGGCATCCCCATCATAATCCGTTAGCTGATATACAGGTCTCTCTGTACCTTTTACAACACGGTCCACAATAAATATCTCggtggtgaaattctgttcatagcCCTTATCAAATACACCCTTccttttagaaaccctcacacggtccccttttctgagttttggaacttcttttttggttccaaCAGAGGGCTCATAGACTCTTTTCCAGACGACCATGTCattgtgatgattcacatctacaggcctacatttaatagttctatgaaggctatggttataacttttaaggaactgcggtaatacatccacatacctgtaggtgttattagccgtgaaatacctccacatttttgtttttaatgttctgttaaacctctcaacaacccctgctttgacctcattattggtgacaaaatgctgtattccacatttcttgaataaactgcttacaggtctgtttagaaattcaccgccatgatccgtctgtattttgtcaggttttcttccatcttgtttgaaaatggcttcaaaggctctggccacttctttgcctgttttgcctttgagCGCTTTTACCCAGCCGTACTTAGAAAGAATGTCTATACAGACCAGAATATACTTGCAACCCTTGTTGTGCCGAGcatattgttgcatatcaaccaaatctgcctgccatcGATCATCTATTTTGGAAACcacggtcttatttcttttaaaatgaattctagcagGCCTATGCAACGTATAGGCATCCTGGTCGGACAGCCATCGAGAAACATCTCCGAGTTTCAAGGTTTTCAcctgttttttggcctccctaaagagaggcttcagacctccaaaactccccgctgatgagggtgtataatagatattgtgcaataaTTTCCCCCGTGCATCCAGCTCAGCCATTAGCACATATATGAGcaatgtatggtacaataaagactctttattaaaagacagtatattacaAGAATTTTGTAAAGCATACATCTAAATCTCAGTGCTAGTAGAAATACAGGGCAGACATTTTAGCTTTTACAGAAGACATAGGTAGAAACACACGCAATACAGCAGAAGGTACAggtagaagcacacacacacaatacaggatATATTTGCAGGTTATATAGTCATTCAGGAAGTATTCTCTCTTGAAGGGATGCAACCTGCCGCTTTCAGGGCCTTTCTGTGCGCCCAATATCCACAGTCACATTCAAgcccctcatcatcatcatcaccatcatgttcAGGGCCCTCCTGTGTTTGAGCTTGAAACAAGCTCTCCtgtgattgaaaatgaaacaaggttttagtcatttttaaaaggccctttaccgccccccctccccccaaccctAGCATAAATCCTTAACTATGGCATTTAAAGCCCTTATAACGGAACCCttaataagactttttaaaaagaaaattggtctTACCAGGTTGACTTGGTTCTCTTTATCACTCTCAAAGCCTTCGTCTGGAGCCTCTGCCAACATTTGCTGCTCAGCACCATCGTCAATCTCCGCAAAACCCGGCggcttctgtaaatctctttttatcCCTTGTTCGCCATCAACGCACTGAGGCtcagcatcttcatcatcaccccacatcagtGTGCAGTccggttttcttgtgtttttcggcttctgcttaggctttgcggtaaatacaaatacgtcttctgcagacttgcatttttttcttaacttttctggGTCTTCGGGAAGGCTAGCCTTTAGTCTTGTAGGAGTTCCTAATGGACACAACAGCATGGAAAATCCCACCGGCCCATAATAGTAGCCTTTGGGACGCAAACGCCTCCCGGGCTTTCCCGCAAGCTTTTGGCCTGCCtcgggagctttgttctccttgtcagccatgtctttaaagccacaagacctttgcaaagagctgcAAGAGCGCGCAGAAGGGTCCCAAACCACGTttatagcttctctgcaaatccctgggactttcccacccttgcagggcctagggcatgctgaggcatgccctagggccaacctttctagccaaaccccctccacccgctccccattggtccacaggggccgtgggggggcacaacccctcggggaccaatcctcaggctaccctagggtcacgggggaccccagactctaggaaaagacacctataggcccacggggacccccacaacccctgacgtcatacagggcctaaaggcatgctggggcatgccctagggccaccctttctagcaaagcccctccaaccgctccccattggtccacagggccgcgggggtggcacaacccctcggggaccaatcctcaggccacccttgggtcacgggggaccccggacTCTAGGAAAAGgcccctataggcccacggggacccccacaacccctgacgtcaccgctcgaccagccccttccgccggaaggggcctgggtcgagcctcgacgccggaagtccctccccttccgctgctgggggtccaaaagggggcgtggcacctgtcaaatttgagtttgaataaagctaccattacCCTACTACTGAGGATGTGTGTTATTGCCATGTTTATAGGAGAGAATAGAAGCAGCTGAGCAGAAAAGGGCCATAAGAAAACCAAGAATAGGGAAAGGCAGTAAGAATAAGATGCTGGAGTGAAggtgactaaaaaaaaaaaaacccaaacatgcTAATGTGGCGGAATGGGATAATATGTACTGAAGGAAGTAACAAAGGAACAATGGAAGACAGATATGAAACTACATATTGATTTGTATTAATCACCCAAATAGGTCAGTAAATAGAAAATGATGCGGGACAGGCATAGCGAAATGTATTGAATTGCTGCCTTTCTTATTGTCCTTCATCTTTAGAGCCATGTTTGTCCTAGAGTTACAGCAGTTTGATAACTCACACTGTAATTTGTCCCTGTAATTAATTTAAAGGTTGGGTGTCTGCCCTtgcagccagaggctgggagtttgacttcccactgtgcttccttgtaGCCTTAAGCAAAGCACATAGTCCCAGAGTacatccagaagaagggaacggcaaaccacttctgagtactcgtTATGCAgaaaaccatgggggggggggaaagaaaactaagaaaaaaaatctatggcaactaagttagaattgacttggcagcacacaattattatgatTGATGAACTTAAATCAATTCATCATATCATTATAAAATTTGGCATAATATATATGTTCCACCTTGAATACACAAATCAGTCTGATTTCAGAGGACAAGTAAGTTGGGGTCAGGTTTATACTTGGATGGGAGATCACCATGAAAAGAATACTGTTTGAAACTGGTGAGTATGTaccatgattttttaaagtgctgtGAGTTGAGAGCTCCC from the Pogona vitticeps strain Pit_001003342236 chromosome 3, PviZW2.1, whole genome shotgun sequence genome contains:
- the LOC140707509 gene encoding uncharacterized protein LOC140707509, which encodes MADKENKAPEAGQKLAGKPGRRLRPKGYYYGPVGFSMLLCPLGTPTRLKASLPEDPEKLRKKCKSAEDVFVFTAKPKQKPKNTRKPDCTLMWGDDEDAEPQCVDGEQGIKRDLQKPPGFAEIDDGAEQQMLAEAPDEGFESDKENQVNLESLFQAQTQEGPEHDGDDDDEGLECDCGYWAHRKALKAAGCIPSRENTS